A single region of the Streptomyces sp. NBC_00236 genome encodes:
- a CDS encoding amino acid permease, which yields MTINPPGAPSEQPSPTTPQSLSKPGAATTSPPPGSDEARLAELGYTQVLARRMSAFSNYAVSFTIISVLSGCLTLYLFGMNTGGPVLITWGWVGVGLMTLFVGLAMAEICSAYPTSAGLYFWAHRLAPPRSAAAWAWFTGWFNVLGQVAVTAGIDFGAASFLGAYLNLQFDFEVTPGRTILLFAAILLLHGLLNTFGVRIVAILNSVSVWWHVLGVAVIVGALTFVPDSHQSASFVFTEFVNNTGWGSGFYVVMIGLLMAQYTFTGYDASAHMTEETHDAATAGPRGIVQSIWTSWIAGFVLLLGFTFAIQSYDGALASPTGAPPAQILLDALGATTGKLLLLVVIGAQLFCGMASVTANSRMIYAFSRDGALPFSRVWHTVSPRTRTPVAAVWLAASGALVLGLPYLINVTAYAAVTSIAVIGLYIAYVIPTLLRLLRGDDFRPGPWHLGRWSRPIGIVAVVWVAVITVLFMLPQVSPVTWETFNYAPVAVLVVLGFAATWWFASARHWFLNPDHKRTIARGNAR from the coding sequence ATGACAATCAACCCACCTGGAGCGCCTTCCGAACAACCGTCCCCAACTACCCCGCAGAGCCTTTCGAAGCCCGGGGCCGCCACAACGTCCCCGCCCCCCGGCTCCGACGAGGCGCGGCTGGCCGAGCTCGGCTATACGCAGGTGCTCGCCCGCCGGATGTCCGCCTTCTCCAACTACGCGGTCTCGTTCACGATCATCTCGGTCCTCTCCGGCTGCCTCACGCTCTACCTGTTCGGCATGAACACCGGTGGCCCGGTCCTGATCACCTGGGGCTGGGTCGGCGTCGGGCTGATGACGCTGTTCGTCGGTCTGGCGATGGCCGAGATCTGCTCGGCGTACCCGACCTCCGCCGGCCTGTACTTCTGGGCCCACCGGCTGGCCCCACCCCGCTCGGCGGCTGCGTGGGCGTGGTTCACCGGGTGGTTCAACGTGCTGGGCCAGGTCGCCGTGACCGCCGGGATCGACTTCGGGGCGGCGTCGTTCCTCGGCGCCTACCTGAACCTCCAGTTCGACTTCGAGGTCACCCCCGGCCGCACGATCCTCCTCTTCGCCGCGATCCTGCTGCTGCACGGCCTGCTGAACACCTTCGGCGTGCGCATCGTCGCGATCCTCAACAGCGTCAGCGTCTGGTGGCACGTGCTCGGAGTCGCCGTGATCGTCGGCGCGCTGACGTTCGTACCCGACTCGCACCAGTCTGCGTCGTTCGTCTTCACCGAGTTCGTGAACAACACCGGCTGGGGCAGCGGCTTCTACGTGGTGATGATCGGGCTGCTGATGGCTCAGTACACCTTCACCGGCTATGACGCCTCCGCCCACATGACCGAGGAGACGCACGACGCCGCGACCGCCGGCCCGCGCGGCATCGTCCAGTCCATCTGGACCTCCTGGATCGCGGGCTTCGTCCTCCTCCTCGGCTTCACCTTCGCCATCCAGTCGTACGACGGAGCCCTGGCCTCCCCGACCGGCGCCCCGCCCGCCCAGATCCTCCTCGACGCCCTGGGGGCCACCACGGGCAAGCTCCTGCTCCTCGTGGTGATCGGGGCCCAGCTCTTCTGCGGCATGGCGTCCGTGACCGCGAACAGCCGGATGATCTACGCGTTCTCACGGGACGGCGCCCTGCCGTTCTCCCGCGTCTGGCACACGGTCAGCCCCCGCACCCGCACCCCCGTGGCCGCGGTCTGGCTGGCCGCCTCCGGCGCTCTGGTCCTGGGCCTTCCGTACCTGATCAACGTCACGGCGTACGCGGCCGTCACCTCCATCGCGGTGATCGGCCTCTACATCGCCTACGTCATCCCGACGCTGCTCCGCCTCCTGCGCGGCGACGACTTCCGCCCCGGCCCCTGGCACCTCGGGCGATGGTCCCGGCCCATCGGCATCGTCGCGGTGGTGTGGGTGGCGGTGATCACCGTGCTCTTCATGCTGCCCCAGGTCTCGCCCGTCACGTGGGAGACCTTCAACTACGCCCCGGTCGCCGTCCTGGTGGTCCTCGGTTTCGCCGCCACGTGGTGGTTCGCCTCGGCCCGCCACTGGTTCCTCAATCCGGATCACAAACGCACGATCGCCCGCGGCAACGCCCGCTGA